One segment of Nyctibius grandis isolate bNycGra1 chromosome 11, bNycGra1.pri, whole genome shotgun sequence DNA contains the following:
- the IREB2 gene encoding iron-responsive element-binding protein 2, whose protein sequence is MDSVRPGSPYQPVIEALENYPQKKFYNVSKLGGAKYDTLPYSIRVLFESSIRNCDGFLVKETDAMNILDWKTKQNNVEVPFCPARVVLQDFTGIPAMVDFAAMREAVRNAGGDPVKVNPACPADLTVDHSLQIDFSKCAIQNAPNPGGGDSQKPMAKLSPLKAQPRKLPCRGHAGCKGPCGAGDSSRSSGQFSAQIENTPILCPFHLQPVPEPETVLKNQEMEFGRNRERLQFFKWSSKVFKNVSVIPPETGMAHQVNLEYLSRVVFEVKDFLYPDSVVGTDSHMTMVNGLGILGWGVGGIETEAVMLGMPVTLTLPEVVGCELTGTASPISTSIDIVLSITKHLRQADVAGKFVEFFGSGVSQLSVADRTTIANMCPEYGAILSFFPVDNVTLKHLKHTGFDKAKLEVMEAYLKAVKLFRNDESSSREPEYSQVVQISLSSIIPYVSGPKRSQDRVAVNNMKSDFQACLNEKSGVKGFQIAVEKQNDIVPVQYEGNEYKLSHGCIVIAAVISCTNNCNPSVMLAAGLLAKKAVEAGLVVKPYIRTSLSPGSGMVTHYLSSSGVLPYLSKLGFEVVGYGCSTCVGNTAPLPEAIRNAIKQGDIIACGVLSGTKNFEGRLCDCVRANYLASPPLVVAYAIAGTVRIDFETEPLGTGSNGESIYLRDIWPTRRELHTVEEECVISSMFKELKEKMEKGNKRWNLLEAPESTLFPWDLKSTYIRCPSFFDKLAKEPVAPQPIENAHVLLYLGDSVTTDHISPAGSIARSSAAAKYLTNKGLTPREFNSYGARRGNDAVMTRGTFANIKLLNKFIGKPAPKTIHFPSGQTLDVFEAAELYQKEGIPVIILAGKKYGLGSSRDWAAKGPFLLGVKAVLAESYEKVHRSQLIGIGIAPLQFLPGENPSTLGLTGREQFSILLPPELSPGMTLDIKTSTGKLFSVIALFENDMEITLYKYGGSLNFVARRFL, encoded by the exons ATACTCTGCCTTACTCCATACGAGTGTTGTTTGAATCCAGTATCCGTAACTGTGATGGCTTCTTAGTGAAAGAAACAGATGCTATGAACATCTtggactggaaaacaaaacagaacaatgtTGAAGTGCCCTTCTGTCCTGCCAGAGTTGTTCTTCAAGACTTTAc TGGAATTCCAGCAATGGTGGATTTTGCTGCCATGAGGGAAGCTGTGAGAAATGCTGGAGGAGACCCTGTGAAAGTCAATCCTGCCTGCCCAGCTGATCTCACTGTTGACCATTCTCTGCAGATCGATTTCAGCAAATG TGCAATACAGAATGCTCCGAATCCTGGAGGCGGTGACTCCCAGAAGCCGATGGCAAAGCTGTCTCCGCTGAAAGCGCAGCCCCGGAAGCTCCCTTGCAGGGGTCATGCTGGCTGCAAGGGGCCGTGTGGCGCCGGGGATTCAAGTCGCAGCTCGGGACAGTTTTCTGCGCAGATTGAGAACACGCCTATCCTCTGTCCTTTCCACCTTCAGCCCGTGCCTGA GCCTGAGACAGTATTGAAAAATCAAGAGATGGAATTTggcagaaacagagagaggCTTCAATTTTTTAAG TGGAGTTCAAAGGTTTTCAAGAACGTTTCCGTAATTCCACCCGAGACTGGAATGGCACACCAAGTTAACTTGGAATATTTGTCAAGAGTTGTTTTTGAAGTTAAAGATTTCCTATACCCAGATAGCGTGGTTGGCACAGATTCTCATATGACCATGGTGAATGGCTTGGGTATCTTGGGCTGGG GTGTTGGGGGGATTGAAACAGAAGCAGTGATGCTGGGGATGCCGGTTACTCTCACTTTGCCTGAGGTGGTTGGGTGTGAACTGACAGGCACAGCCAGCCCGATATCTACATCCATAGATATTGTTCTCAGCATTACAAAG CATCTTAGGCAAGCTGATGTCGCTGGAAAATTTGTTGAGTTTTTTGGGAGCGGAGTTTCCCAGCTGTCTGTAGCAGACCGAACCACGATAGCAAATATGTGTCCTGAATACGGTGCTATTCTGAGCTTTTTCCCTGTTGATAATGTGACATTGAAGCACTTAAAACATACAG GTTTTGACAAGGCCAAGCTTGAGGTCATGGAAGCATATCTTAAAGCTGTGAAGTTATTTAGAAATGATGAGAGTTCTTCCAGAGAACCTGAGTATTCCCAG gtagtGCAAATTAGTCTAAGTTCTATAATTCCCTATGTCAGTGGCCCCAAGAGGTCTCAAGACAGAGTGGCTGTTAATAACATGAAAAGTGACTTCCAAGCCTGCTTAAATGAAAAG TCTGGTGTTAAAGGGTTTCAGATTGCAGTTGAGAAACAGAATGACATTGTACCTGTTCAGTATGAAGGAAACGAATACAAGCTATCTCATGGCTGCATTGTCATTGCTGCAGTAATCAGCTGTACAAATAACTGTAACCCATCTGTCATGCTTGCTGCAG GACTTCTGGCCAAAAAAGCTGTTGAAGCTGGCCTAGTGGTTAAGCCCTACATCAGAACAAGTTTATCACCAGGCAGTGGAATGGTGACACATTACCTCAGTTCCAGTGGAGTGTTACCGTACCTCAGTAAGCTTGG gTTTGAGGTTGTCGGTTATGGGTGTTCAACCTGCGTTGGAAACACTGCCCCCTTGCCAGAAGCTATCAGGAATGCAATAAAACAG GGTGATATCATTGCCTGTGGAGTGTTGTCTGGAACAAAGAACTTTGAAGGACGTCTCTGTGACTGTGTCCGTGCCAACTACCTTGCTTCTCCACCGCTAGTAGTTGCTTATGCTATTGCAGGCACTGTTAGAATAGACTTTGAAACTGAACCTTTGG GCACTGGCTCTAATGGCGAAAGTATTTACTTACGAGATATTTGGCCCACCCGAAGAGAACTTCACACAGTGGAGGAAGAGTGTGTGATATCATCCATGTTTAaggaattgaaagaaaaaatggag aaaggaaacaaacgATGGAATTTACTAGAAGCACCCGAGTCAACTTTATTTCCCTGGGATTTAAAATCTACTTATATCAGATGTCCTTCCTTTTTTGATAAACTT GCCAAAGAACCGGTTGCACCCCAGCCGATTGAAAACGCCCACGTCTTGCTCTATTTGGGAGATTCTGTAACTACAGATCACATATCCCCTGCAGGAAGCATTGCAAGGAGTAGTGCTGCTGCTAAGTATCTGACCAACAAAGG ACTCACACCTCGTGAATTCAACTCTTACGGAGCTCGAAGAGGTAATGATGCTGTGATGACAAGAGGTACCTTTGCGAATATCAAGCTTCTGAATAAGTTCATTGGAAAACCAGCTCCTAAAACAATTCACTTCCCATCTGGACAAACG CTAGATGTGTTTGAAGCAGCGGAGTTGTACCAGAAAGAAGGCATCCCTGTAATTATTCTAGCAGGAAAGAAGTATGGACTGGGTAGCTCCAGAGACTGGGCTGCAAAAGGGCCTTTTTTGCTG GGTGTTAAAGCTGTCCTAGCTGAAAGCTATGAGAAGGTTCATAGAAGTCAGTTGATTGGAATTGGCATAGCTCCGCTCCAGTTTCTTCCTGGGGAAAATCCAAGTACTTTGGGGCTCACTGGCAGAGAGCAATTTTCTATATTGCTCCCTCCAGAGCTGTCGCCCGGAATGACTTTGGATATTAAG acGAGCACTGGGAAACTATTCAGCGTGATTGCCTTGTTTGAAAACGATATGGAGATAACGTTATACAAATATGGTGGAAGTCTAAACTTTGTGGCTCGAAGATTCTTATAG